CTCCGGAGTGTTGCAGCTATGGCCCTCGGAGAAATTGAGAATAACGAGACAATTGAGCCACTTATCCGGGCCTTCACAACAGATGAGGACAGCCTTGTCCGAAGTATGGCTGCACTGGGTCTTGGAAATTTAAAGAGCGAAGAAGCAGTTGAACTACTTATCCAGTCCTTAACAACAGACCCTGAACAGACGGTCAGAAGTGACATAGCATGGGCCCTGGGGGAGATAGGGGATACAAGGGCAGTTGAGCCCCTTATCTCGTCATTGAAAAATGATGAAGAAAGGCGGGTCAGATGCAGCGTGGCACGGGCTCTGGGAGAGATACGGGACAAAAGGGCTGTGAGCCCGCTGATAAGAGCTCTCAGGGATGACCATAGATACGTCCGGATGGTGGCAGCAAAAGCTCTTGGAAAGATTGGAAATAAGAAAGCAGTCGTGCCGCTTATTCAGGCATTGAAAGGTGCCTCTCTGGTACATGAGAATGCCATCATTGCACTTGGCAGGATTGGAGACCACAGAGCGCTGGGCCCTCTGGTCGGGATGTTACGTGAACCCTGGGGAGAATATGAAGAGGTCAGGAAATACGCAGCCAGAGCACTGGGGGAAATGAGGAATACCAGGGCTGTTCCCAGCCTTGTTCTTGCTTTGGCGGATGAGGATATTGAGGTTAGCAGGTGTGCAGCCGAGGCTCTGGGTGAGCTCATGGATAAAAGAGCTGTTGTGCCGCTTATCTATTTCCTTGAGATGAGCAGTGACGAGATATTCCGCTTGAACGCAATTTCTGCACTTGGACTTATCAATGACAAAAAAGCGGTAGAACCTTTGATAAAGATCCTGTTGAATGATGAAAGCAGTATGGTCCGAATTGAAGCAACAACCGCTCTCATGCTTTTAATGGATGAAAGGGCAATTGAACCGCTAATCCAGACTCTACGCTTTGACCCGGATAGTGAAGTGCGAAAGGAAACAATGTTTCCTCTTTGTTTCATTATGAATAAAGTAGCGGTTGAGCCTCTGTCCGACATATTGGTAACAGAAATAGACAGTGAGGTCCGTAATGCTGCAATACATCATTTATCAGTACTGAAAGATGAAAGGGCGGTACCGGCTCTTATCCGGTCTTTTGTGTCAGATAAAGACCGTGAGGTCCGGGAGAATGCTGCGCGGGCCATAAAAAATATTGGGGGGGTCAATGCCCCTGGAGCATTGTTCCAGGAAATGGAAATCAGCGAGGAATGACCTCCTATGATGGGGGAGGTACGGATCAGGACCTTTTACAGATATGGTTATGTTGCATACGTATTCTGCAATGACCCCGAAACACTGGAGAAGGTGGTGTTTGTAAGGTAAATAAGGTGGTAGATATTGGCATGGAATTTGTGATGGGGTAATTGCTGTCTAAAAAAAGGTTACAATATACTAGTAATCTCAATACGAGGTGCCTTCTCATCCCCAGATACAGCATCAATTAAACCTTTAATGGCATCATATGCTTTGTTTTCCAAAATACCGTTTATATGCATGAATTGAACTGCTTTTATCATTGCCCCCTTAAGATGTTCGATGTATTTCAGCCTGTTCTTGAGAAGAGCTGCATGTTCATCTGAAACATCTTTCATTTCTAATAATTTCTTAATATCTTCAAAGCCATCAAGTTTTTTAATACACTTTTTGAGTTCACTTCTGGTATTGCTTAAAATATCATCACCCTGGCGCAATGAACTGATTTTAAAATCGTTTTGTGTGAGTACTCCACCATCAATAAGTATGTGGCTATTCTGTAATTGAAAAAGTCGATGCACAGTCATCTGGGTTTCCCCCCAAAGAGTATAATAATTCTGTATTGTTGATATCACGTTTTTTCACCTCAAATAGTAAATATGACTATAATACAGATTAAATTAATTTGACAAAAATCTTCCCATGAACACCTATTAATAATTTTATGGAGGAAGATATTTAATTTTTATGGCGGGATTCTCAGCATATGAATGGAGATATTGATTATGTCCTGCACACCAAGGCATATCTTTATATTTTACCCCTGCTAATATATTATAAATTACATTTTTAGCAGGGTTAATATTGTGGTTTATGTAAGCAGAAATCTGGAGAACCTGATAAAGGAGAATCTTGACAAACCTGAAATAATTGCAATTCTCGGGCCAAGACAATCAGGAAAAACAACTCTTCTCAAGCATATTTTCCAGACTCTTGAAAATGCAGTGTTCATAAGTTTTGATGACAGGATGGTACTTGAGATGTTCGTTGAAGATGAGAAAACCTTCGCAGAACTTTATGTAAAGAATAATCGGTACCTCTTCATAGATGAGTTCCCGTATGCAAAGGAAGGGGGGCAGAAGTTAAAGTACATTTATGACCATTACCCGGATACAAAAATATTGGTATCAGGCTCTTCTGCTCCCGGGCTTACAATTCATGGTATTAAATATCTCGTAGGCAGGATATTTGTCTTCAACCTGTATCCACTTTCCTTTGAAGAGTTTCTAAGATACCGGAATGTGGAGCTTTTTGATACCTACCTGAGCAGGAAAGATGCAATTCGGGCGTATCTCTATGAAAGTGGCGAATTGCCTGTGATCAGCAAACCGCTTATGGAAATGCTAAACGCAATCTATGATGAGTATATTGTCTATGGCGGATATCCCAGGGTTGCAATCTCAAAGTCCGGTGGAGAAAAGAGGCTCGTTTTGAAGAATATATACAGCACTTATTTTTTACGGGAAATAAAGGATATGTTGAGCTTAACTACGGATTTTAACCTGAGCAGGCTAATCAAGGCGCTATCAATAGAACTTGGCGGGCTTATATCCTATTCAAGTCTTGGCGAAGTTTCAGGTTTTGACTATAAGGGGCTTTTATGGCATCTCAACATTCTTGAGAAAACATTTATCTGTAAAAGGATTGTTCCTTTTTTTACCAACAAAAGAACTGAGATAATCAAGATTCCAAAAGTGTATTTTTTTGACAATGGGTTCAGGAATACCATTATTGATGATTTCAGGCCCTGCGATATCAGGCAGGATATCGGCATGCTGAATGAGGCATTTATTTTTTCCCAGTTGACATATGGGGGTGTGGAAGTAAAGTTCTGGAGAAGTAAATCCAAGGCAGAAGTTGATTTTATTGTGGAAAAGGAAGGTAGGCTTATTGCTATAGAATCAAAGAGCAGCTACCAGCGCAAGTCAAAATCCCTGATGCATTTTAAAGAAAAGTATGAGCCCTACAGGACGATTATTGCATCAAGGGAGGTCCTCAAGGACAGTGATGGTGTATTATACCTGCCGTTCGCATTCATTACCTCGATACTCGATAATGCGGGCAATAACATGTAACATTGTGCTTTCTTCTGCCTGTGAGGTTTACTATACGATTCTATCAGACTGTTAAAAATCCTCATCCAGAATTTTGAAGGGGACAGGAGATGTGCATGCCTCTGATTCTGGTAAAGAAGGGATTTGTTATTGTTTTAGCGCCTTTTGTAGTACCTTAGTGACATGTTTATGGCGTCTTTATGGCGTATTTATGGCCCTATATGTCCCAATTAGATTATAGGCCGTTCCCGTGTGCCAATCCTACTGTGTCAGCGAAACCTGTGCTATAAAG
The DNA window shown above is from ANME-2 cluster archaeon and carries:
- a CDS encoding ATP-binding protein codes for the protein MVYVSRNLENLIKENLDKPEIIAILGPRQSGKTTLLKHIFQTLENAVFISFDDRMVLEMFVEDEKTFAELYVKNNRYLFIDEFPYAKEGGQKLKYIYDHYPDTKILVSGSSAPGLTIHGIKYLVGRIFVFNLYPLSFEEFLRYRNVELFDTYLSRKDAIRAYLYESGELPVISKPLMEMLNAIYDEYIVYGGYPRVAISKSGGEKRLVLKNIYSTYFLREIKDMLSLTTDFNLSRLIKALSIELGGLISYSSLGEVSGFDYKGLLWHLNILEKTFICKRIVPFFTNKRTEIIKIPKVYFFDNGFRNTIIDDFRPCDIRQDIGMLNEAFIFSQLTYGGVEVKFWRSKSKAEVDFIVEKEGRLIAIESKSSYQRKSKSLMHFKEKYEPYRTIIASREVLKDSDGVLYLPFAFITSILDNAGNNM
- a CDS encoding HEAT repeat domain-containing protein, yielding MAIKGSGHITGVEELIEVVRSEQGKEIIHIDRIIEQMQYLDIEDEREVQTLVELLQQEDDGYLRSVAAMALGEIENNETIEPLIRAFTTDEDSLVRSMAALGLGNLKSEEAVELLIQSLTTDPEQTVRSDIAWALGEIGDTRAVEPLISSLKNDEERRVRCSVARALGEIRDKRAVSPLIRALRDDHRYVRMVAAKALGKIGNKKAVVPLIQALKGASLVHENAIIALGRIGDHRALGPLVGMLREPWGEYEEVRKYAARALGEMRNTRAVPSLVLALADEDIEVSRCAAEALGELMDKRAVVPLIYFLEMSSDEIFRLNAISALGLINDKKAVEPLIKILLNDESSMVRIEATTALMLLMDERAIEPLIQTLRFDPDSEVRKETMFPLCFIMNKVAVEPLSDILVTEIDSEVRNAAIHHLSVLKDERAVPALIRSFVSDKDREVRENAARAIKNIGGVNAPGALFQEMEISEE